One stretch of Malus domestica chromosome 14, GDT2T_hap1 DNA includes these proteins:
- the LOC139191118 gene encoding uncharacterized protein, translated as MEDARALGIIQGVVSDTIFPRITNEESANGAWEVLQQEYRRDTKVRKVKLQSLRRDFKYTRIRENELLKDYFTRLFDVVNKMKTYGEELPNERIVQKLLISLTKPYDSIVSVIEETKDTETLSVQDVMASLRAFDQRLKRHADFAPKKAFLSLNVGSSSQASASKQKTTMERQEQEMGRKGVSKP; from the coding sequence ATGGAGGATGCTAGAGCACTTGGAATCATCCAAGGTGTTGTCTCAGACACCATTTTCCCAAGGATAACAAATGAAGAAAGTGCAAATGGAGCTTGGGAAGTTTTACAACAAGAGTACAGAAGAGACACCAAAGTCAGAAAGGTAAAACTTCAATCCCTTAGAAGAGATTTCAAGTATACAAGAATAAGGGAGAATGAGTtgttaaaagactactttactaggCTATTTGATGTTGTAAACAAGATGAAAACATATGGTGAGGAACTGCCAAATGAAAGAATTGTACAAAAACTGTTGATTAGTTTGACTAAACCCTATGATTCAATAGTGAGTGTCATTGAAGAAACCAAAGACACTGAAACTCTTAGTGTGCAAGATGTCATGGCATCCTTAAGAGCTTTTGACCAAAGGCTCAAGAGGCATGCTGATTTTGCACCTAAAAAAGCTTTTCTATCACTCAATGTTGGATCTAGTAGTCAAGCTAGTGCAAGCAAACAAAAAACCACAATGGAAAGGCAAGAACAAGAAATGGGAAGGAAAGGGGTATCAAAACCCTAG